In the genome of Sander vitreus isolate 19-12246 chromosome 13, sanVit1, whole genome shotgun sequence, one region contains:
- the mtmr2 gene encoding phosphatidylinositol-3,5-bisphosphate 3-phosphatase MTMR2 isoform X1 yields MEKSGSIDSLGSKRSSSRHPSVDSLSSSSTSRSDRSAQAKPPSGMSSDSVATSAELSPELRVKPKTAAKQVLRDSDKEEPQLLPNETVQDMAQDVTYFCPFIGALRGTVTVTNYRLFFKCMDREPAFVLDLPLGVVSRVEKIGSASSRGDVSYGLVCKDIRNLRFAHKQMEDTLRKSIFEVLMKFAFPVSNGLPIFAFEYGQVFPENGWKVYDAVSEYKRQGIPNESWRITKVNDHYEVCDTYPSTLAVPVNIPDEELKRVAAFRAKGRVPVLSWIHPESQATVTRCSQPMVGVNGKRSKEDEKYLQAIMDANAQSHKLFIFDARPSVNAAANKMKGGGFESEDAYQNAELVFLDIHNIHVMRESLRKLKDVVYPNIEDSHWLSNLESTHWLEHIKLIMAGALRIADKVESGKTSVVVHCSDGWDRTAQLTSLAMLMLDGYYRTIRGFEVLLEKEWLSFGHRFQLRVGHGDKNHTDADRSPVFIQFIDCVWQLTRQFPAAFEFNEYFLVTILDHLYSCLFGTFLCNSEQQRLKEEVPRRTVSLWAYINSQLEEFTNPLYVNYSNHVLFPVVSLRHLELWVGYYIRWNPRMRPQEPVHQRYKELLAKRAELQKRVDELQREVTNRSASSSSERAGSPTRSITPVQTFV; encoded by the exons TTCTTCCACCTCTCGATCTGACCGATCTGCCCAGGCCAAGCCACCCTCTGGGATGTCCTCCGACTCTGTGGCTACCTCTGCAGAGCTCTCTCCAGAGCTCAGG GTCAAGCCCAAAACTGCTGCCAAG CAGGTGCTTAGAGATTCAGACAAAGAAGAGCCACAGTTACTTCCAAATGAAACCGTGCAAGACATGG ccCAAGATGTCACCTACTTCTGTCCTTTCATTGGCGCACTGAGGGGAACAGTGACAGTTACCAACTACAGACTTTTCTTCAAATGCATGGACAGG GAGCCAGCATTTGTGCTGGACCTGCCCCTCGGGGTGGTGAGTCGTGTGGAAAAGATTGGAAGCGCATCAAGCCGTGGTGATGTGTCCTACGGGCTAGTTTGCAAG GATATACGTAATCTACGAtttgcacacaaacaaatggaGGACACACTCAGGAAGTCCATTTTCGAAGTGCTGATGAAATTTGCGTTTCCTGTTTCCAACGGGCTG CCAATCTTTGCCTTTGAATATGGGCAAGTCTTTCCTGAAAACGGATGGAAGGTGTATGACGCTGTCTCGGAATACAAAAGACAG GGTATACCCAATGAAAGCTGGAGGATAACAAAAGTCAACGATCACTACGAGGTTTGTGACACCTACCCATCAACTCTGGCGGTGCCTGTCAACATACCAGACGAAGAGCTTAAGAGAGTAGCTGCCTTCCGAGCAAAAGGGAGGGTACCC GTGTTGTCATGGATCCATCCAGAGAGCCAGGCAACAGTGACACGCTGCAGTCAGCCCATGGTCGGAGTAAACGGGAAGCGCAGTAAAGAGGATGAGAAATACCTCCAGGCGATCATGGATGCTAATGCTCAGTCCCATAAACTCTTCATCTTTGATGCCAGGCCCAGTGTCAACGCTGCTGCCAACAAG atgAAAGGCGGTGGTTTTGAAAGTGAGGATGCGTATCAAAATGCGGAGCTGGTGTTCTTAGATATTCACAATATCCACGTGATGAGAGAGTCACTCCGTAAGCTGAAGGATGTGGTCTACCCCAACATTGAGGACTCCCACTGGCTCTCCAATCTGGAGTCCACTCATTGGCTCGAACACATCAAG ctgatCATGGCAGGAGCACTGCGGATTGCAGACAAGGTGGAGTCTGGGAAAACATCAGTGGTGGTGCACTGTAGTGACGGTTGGGACCGCACAGCCCAGCTCACCTCCTTGGCCATGCTCATGCTAGACGGTTACTACCGCACCATTCGCGGCTTCGAGGTGCTGCTTGAGAAAGAGTGGCTGAGCTTTGGTCACCGCTTCCAGCTG CGTGTTGGTCATGGCGATAAGAACCACACAGACGCAGACCGCTCACctgtttttattcagttcaTCGACTGTGTCTGGCAGTTGACTCGCCAG tttccTGCAGCCTTTGAGTTTAATGAATACTTCCTGGTAACCATCCTGGACCACCTGTACAGCTGCCTGTTTGGGACATTCTTGTGCAACAGCGAACAGCAGAGGTTAAAAGAA GAGGTTCCCAGGAGGACAGTATCGCTCTGGGCTTATATAAACAGCCAGCTAGAGGAGTTTACTAATCCTTTGTATGTGAACTACTCCAACCATGTGCTGTTCCCTGTAGTCAGCTTACGTCACCTGGAGCTTTGGGTTGGCTACTACATCCGCTGGAACCCTCGCATGAGACCTCAG gaaCCTGTTCATCAGCGCTACAAGGAGCTGTTGGCGAAGCGCGCTGAGCTGCAGAAGAGAGTGGATGAGTTACAGCGAGAGGTGACCAATCGctcagc
- the mtmr2 gene encoding phosphatidylinositol-3,5-bisphosphate 3-phosphatase MTMR2 isoform X2, whose translation MEKSGSIDSLGSKRSSSRHPSVDSLSSSSTSRSDRSAQAKPPSGMSSDSVATSAELSPELRVKPKTAAKVLRDSDKEEPQLLPNETVQDMAQDVTYFCPFIGALRGTVTVTNYRLFFKCMDREPAFVLDLPLGVVSRVEKIGSASSRGDVSYGLVCKDIRNLRFAHKQMEDTLRKSIFEVLMKFAFPVSNGLPIFAFEYGQVFPENGWKVYDAVSEYKRQGIPNESWRITKVNDHYEVCDTYPSTLAVPVNIPDEELKRVAAFRAKGRVPVLSWIHPESQATVTRCSQPMVGVNGKRSKEDEKYLQAIMDANAQSHKLFIFDARPSVNAAANKMKGGGFESEDAYQNAELVFLDIHNIHVMRESLRKLKDVVYPNIEDSHWLSNLESTHWLEHIKLIMAGALRIADKVESGKTSVVVHCSDGWDRTAQLTSLAMLMLDGYYRTIRGFEVLLEKEWLSFGHRFQLRVGHGDKNHTDADRSPVFIQFIDCVWQLTRQFPAAFEFNEYFLVTILDHLYSCLFGTFLCNSEQQRLKEEVPRRTVSLWAYINSQLEEFTNPLYVNYSNHVLFPVVSLRHLELWVGYYIRWNPRMRPQEPVHQRYKELLAKRAELQKRVDELQREVTNRSASSSSERAGSPTRSITPVQTFV comes from the exons TTCTTCCACCTCTCGATCTGACCGATCTGCCCAGGCCAAGCCACCCTCTGGGATGTCCTCCGACTCTGTGGCTACCTCTGCAGAGCTCTCTCCAGAGCTCAGG GTCAAGCCCAAAACTGCTGCCAAG GTGCTTAGAGATTCAGACAAAGAAGAGCCACAGTTACTTCCAAATGAAACCGTGCAAGACATGG ccCAAGATGTCACCTACTTCTGTCCTTTCATTGGCGCACTGAGGGGAACAGTGACAGTTACCAACTACAGACTTTTCTTCAAATGCATGGACAGG GAGCCAGCATTTGTGCTGGACCTGCCCCTCGGGGTGGTGAGTCGTGTGGAAAAGATTGGAAGCGCATCAAGCCGTGGTGATGTGTCCTACGGGCTAGTTTGCAAG GATATACGTAATCTACGAtttgcacacaaacaaatggaGGACACACTCAGGAAGTCCATTTTCGAAGTGCTGATGAAATTTGCGTTTCCTGTTTCCAACGGGCTG CCAATCTTTGCCTTTGAATATGGGCAAGTCTTTCCTGAAAACGGATGGAAGGTGTATGACGCTGTCTCGGAATACAAAAGACAG GGTATACCCAATGAAAGCTGGAGGATAACAAAAGTCAACGATCACTACGAGGTTTGTGACACCTACCCATCAACTCTGGCGGTGCCTGTCAACATACCAGACGAAGAGCTTAAGAGAGTAGCTGCCTTCCGAGCAAAAGGGAGGGTACCC GTGTTGTCATGGATCCATCCAGAGAGCCAGGCAACAGTGACACGCTGCAGTCAGCCCATGGTCGGAGTAAACGGGAAGCGCAGTAAAGAGGATGAGAAATACCTCCAGGCGATCATGGATGCTAATGCTCAGTCCCATAAACTCTTCATCTTTGATGCCAGGCCCAGTGTCAACGCTGCTGCCAACAAG atgAAAGGCGGTGGTTTTGAAAGTGAGGATGCGTATCAAAATGCGGAGCTGGTGTTCTTAGATATTCACAATATCCACGTGATGAGAGAGTCACTCCGTAAGCTGAAGGATGTGGTCTACCCCAACATTGAGGACTCCCACTGGCTCTCCAATCTGGAGTCCACTCATTGGCTCGAACACATCAAG ctgatCATGGCAGGAGCACTGCGGATTGCAGACAAGGTGGAGTCTGGGAAAACATCAGTGGTGGTGCACTGTAGTGACGGTTGGGACCGCACAGCCCAGCTCACCTCCTTGGCCATGCTCATGCTAGACGGTTACTACCGCACCATTCGCGGCTTCGAGGTGCTGCTTGAGAAAGAGTGGCTGAGCTTTGGTCACCGCTTCCAGCTG CGTGTTGGTCATGGCGATAAGAACCACACAGACGCAGACCGCTCACctgtttttattcagttcaTCGACTGTGTCTGGCAGTTGACTCGCCAG tttccTGCAGCCTTTGAGTTTAATGAATACTTCCTGGTAACCATCCTGGACCACCTGTACAGCTGCCTGTTTGGGACATTCTTGTGCAACAGCGAACAGCAGAGGTTAAAAGAA GAGGTTCCCAGGAGGACAGTATCGCTCTGGGCTTATATAAACAGCCAGCTAGAGGAGTTTACTAATCCTTTGTATGTGAACTACTCCAACCATGTGCTGTTCCCTGTAGTCAGCTTACGTCACCTGGAGCTTTGGGTTGGCTACTACATCCGCTGGAACCCTCGCATGAGACCTCAG gaaCCTGTTCATCAGCGCTACAAGGAGCTGTTGGCGAAGCGCGCTGAGCTGCAGAAGAGAGTGGATGAGTTACAGCGAGAGGTGACCAATCGctcagc